One genomic segment of Musa acuminata AAA Group cultivar baxijiao chromosome BXJ3-3, Cavendish_Baxijiao_AAA, whole genome shotgun sequence includes these proteins:
- the LOC103977496 gene encoding tobamovirus multiplication protein 1, whose amino-acid sequence MAALRWGTAVGYFAGEGTVADAIAWWDEIDGSEKWQRGIFCALCASYALVSVVALAQLIRIQLRVPEYGWTTQKLFHLMNVVVNGLRAVLFGLYHDVFLIKSKALEMALLDLPGLLFFSTYTLLVLFWAEIYYQARSLPIVKLRPAYLIINGVVYLIQICIWAYAQISPKPVATEVAKLFLSVISFFAALGFLIYGGRLFFMLRRFPIESKGRRKKLNEVGSVTAICCTCFLIRCFVVALSAFDNDADLDVMDHPILNFIYYMLVEIFPSALVLFILRKLPPKRVSDQYHPIN is encoded by the exons ATGGCGGCGCTGCGGTGGGGAACGGCCGTGGGGTACTTCGCCGGAGAGGGCACGGTGGCGGACGCCATAGCATGGTGGGACGAGATCGACGGGTCGGAGAAGTGGCAGCGAGGGATCTTCTGCGCCCTCTGCGCCTCCTACGCCCTCGTCTCCGTCGTCGCTCTG GCACAACTGATTAGGATTCAGCTCAGAGTACCAGAGTATGGCTGGACGACGCAGAAACTTTTCCACCTGATGAATGTTGTGGTGAATGGAC TGCGTGCGGTTCTGTTTGGtttatatcatgatgtgtttcttATCAAATCAAAG GCTTtggaaatggcacttctagacctTCCCGGACTGTTGTTTTTTTCAACATACACTTTACTTGTTCTGTTTTGGGCAGAGATATATTATCAG GCTAGAAGCCTTCCAATTGTTAAGCTTAGACCAGCATATCTAATAATAAATGGTGTTGTATATCTGATACAG ATTTGCATATGGGCCTATGCACAAATAAGTCCTAAGCCAGTTGCTACAGAAGTTGCTAAACTCTTCTTATCAG TCATTTCCTTCTTTGCTGCTCTGGGATTTTTAATTTATGGTGGAAG GCTATTTTTCATGCTGAGACGCTTCCCAATTGAGTCCAAGGGTCGTCGAAAAAAGCTGAATGAG GTTGGTTCAGTTACAGCAATATGCTGCACATGTTTCTTGATACGGTGCTTTGTG GTTGCTCTCTCTGCCTTTGACAACGATGCTGACCTTGATGTCATGGATCATCCTATTTTAAATTTCATCTATTATATG TTGGTTGAGATTTTCCCATCAGCtcttgttctttttattcttcggAAGCTGCCCCCGAAACGAGTTTCTGATCAATAtcatcctattaactga